Proteins from a genomic interval of Acidobacteriota bacterium:
- a CDS encoding DUF167 domain-containing protein, which produces MVKLTARDNAVTFAVRVQPRASQTVIVGALDGALKLRLAAPPVDGAANAELIRWLAKFFDVPRAAIEILSGTTAKQKLIRVSGVQPAIAEQKISAALAQT; this is translated from the coding sequence ATGGTCAAGCTCACCGCCCGCGACAACGCTGTTACCTTCGCCGTGCGCGTCCAACCGCGCGCCTCGCAAACCGTCATCGTGGGCGCATTGGATGGCGCGTTGAAATTGCGGCTGGCCGCGCCGCCCGTGGATGGCGCGGCCAATGCAGAATTGATTCGCTGGCTGGCAAAGTTTTTTGACGTGCCGCGCGCAGCCATCGAAATCCTTTCCGGCACGACCGCCAAACAGAAACTCATCCGTGTTAGCGGCGTTCAACCAGCCATTGCCGAGCAGAAAATTAGCGCCGCACTGGCCCAAACCTGA
- a CDS encoding MFS transporter: MNQRRLFIASCLSLVVTAMIFVIRGDIAPAVEGAYHLSHEQYAFVSTMAFFGFAASILAASPMLDALGMRNLLYLALVLHIGGILAFIAAPNYTVLYMSMLFAGFGNGLVEAVINPLTATVYPTEKVHRLNVLHSWWPGGLIIGGLIAYLMGLLNVSWQVKMGIVIIPTIIYGFLIFGQQFPQTERMAAGISTGEMFKTVGNPAFLLLLFCMMLTASIELGPGQLLESVLRNTAKMSGTMVFVYGSALMFVLRYFAGPIAHKLSPIGMMCMSVLLAGIGLFMLAGATTPTLAYIAATIFYVGVCFMWPTMLGITSERFPQGGALTMGLMGFAGQFALGVIILKMGAVFDAWGAAEVFKFVSKLALIPLVVFAAWWLKDRAAGGYKAVRLSQS; encoded by the coding sequence ATGAATCAACGCAGGCTCTTTATTGCCAGTTGTCTCTCACTCGTCGTCACGGCGATGATCTTTGTCATTCGCGGCGACATCGCCCCCGCCGTCGAAGGCGCTTATCATTTGAGTCACGAACAATACGCTTTCGTCTCAACGATGGCCTTCTTTGGCTTCGCCGCTTCGATCCTGGCGGCCTCGCCGATGCTGGATGCGCTGGGCATGCGCAATCTGCTCTATCTGGCGTTGGTCTTGCACATTGGCGGCATCCTCGCCTTCATCGCCGCGCCGAATTACACCGTGCTGTACATGTCCATGCTCTTTGCCGGCTTCGGCAACGGCCTGGTCGAAGCCGTGATCAACCCGTTGACGGCGACTGTCTATCCCACTGAAAAAGTGCATCGGCTGAATGTGCTGCATTCGTGGTGGCCGGGCGGCTTGATCATCGGCGGATTGATCGCTTACCTGATGGGCCTACTCAATGTCTCGTGGCAGGTGAAGATGGGCATCGTGATTATCCCGACGATCATTTATGGCTTCCTGATTTTCGGCCAGCAGTTCCCGCAAACCGAACGCATGGCGGCGGGTATCTCGACCGGCGAAATGTTCAAGACGGTGGGCAATCCGGCCTTTCTGTTGTTGCTGTTTTGCATGATGCTGACGGCTTCGATAGAACTGGGGCCGGGCCAGTTACTGGAATCGGTCTTGCGCAACACGGCGAAGATGTCGGGCACGATGGTGTTTGTTTACGGCAGCGCACTGATGTTCGTGCTGCGTTATTTCGCCGGGCCGATTGCGCACAAGCTTTCGCCGATTGGGATGATGTGTATGTCAGTGCTGCTGGCGGGCATCGGCTTGTTTATGCTGGCGGGCGCGACCACGCCGACGTTGGCTTACATTGCGGCGACGATCTTTTATGTCGGTGTCTGTTTTATGTGGCCGACGATGCTGGGCATCACTTCGGAACGCTTCCCGCAAGGCGGTGCGTTGACGATGGGGCTGATGGGCTTTGCCGGGCAGTTCGCGCTGGGTGTGATCATCTTGAAGATGGGCGCGGTGTTTGACGCCTGGGGCGCGGCGGAAGTCTTTAAGTTCGTCTCAAAGCTGGCGCTGATCCCGCTGGTCGTGTTTGCGGCGTGGTGGTTGAAAGACCGCGCGGCGGGCGGCTACAAGGCGGTGCGCTTGAGCCAATCCTAG
- a CDS encoding HAD family phosphatase translates to MSNKPILIFDLGAVLIDWNPRYLYRQFFADEATMEAFFAEVGLSEWNAQQDAGRPFAEAIALLAAQYPHHAAHIHAFWERWPEMLGGALEGTVEIMRELRARGHRLFALSNWSAETYPHAAARFEFLQWFEYVALSGRLKLVKPQPEIYAHLQERIARPAAECLFIDDSLANVEAAWQCGWQAIHFTTPGALQVELVRRGIL, encoded by the coding sequence TTGTCGAACAAACCCATCCTAATCTTTGATCTCGGCGCCGTACTGATTGATTGGAATCCGCGCTATTTATATCGCCAGTTCTTTGCCGACGAAGCCACGATGGAAGCCTTCTTCGCCGAGGTTGGCTTATCCGAATGGAACGCGCAGCAGGATGCGGGCCGTCCGTTTGCTGAAGCAATCGCGTTGCTGGCAGCGCAATATCCGCACCACGCCGCGCACATTCACGCCTTTTGGGAGCGCTGGCCTGAAATGCTGGGCGGCGCGCTTGAGGGTACCGTTGAGATCATGCGCGAATTGCGCGCGCGCGGGCATCGCTTGTTTGCGCTCAGCAACTGGTCGGCGGAAACCTATCCGCACGCGGCAGCGCGCTTCGAGTTTTTGCAATGGTTCGAATACGTCGCGCTGTCGGGCCGGTTGAAGCTGGTCAAGCCGCAGCCGGAGATTTATGCGCACTTGCAGGAACGCATCGCCCGGCCCGCCGCGGAATGTCTCTTCATTGACGACTCGCTGGCGAACGTCGAAGCGGCGTGGCAATGCGGCTGGCAGGCGATCCATTTCACTACGCCTGGGGCGTTGCAGGTTGAATTGGTACGGCGAGGAATTTTGTAG